TAACACAGTTGTCTTCATGCTGTCCCTCCTTTGCAATTACAAAGTCCTGCTAACTTTCGAAGCGAAGGGCAAGCCAAAGGAAGAGCTACTTAAAATGCACCTGCCGACTGGTATACCTTTTGCGCCATTACCGAAATagccttttaaaatttgcaccttaaaaaaaaaaaaaaaattaaaaaagacaAACGGAGTGAGCGTGTACATTACGCGCTTCGTTATTTTGCAAAGGTGAAGCTGAGGGAGAGTATTGCTCTAACATTTGGGAGTACATTTTTTCGGGGTTCATTTCGCAGAGGCGATTTCTCCTCATGATCATTCGCGCAACTGAAGGGAGAACGCGCTGATGTGCACATCGATGATGCGCGTATGCGCTTTCTTTCAATTGCGTCCGAAGCGTAACTGTTTGGTTAAAGGTAAGGGGGAACGATTCCCGCGCCAAATGTGCAGGGCGAGGCAAAGCGAATGTGAACTCCATTTGGGGGAACATCGTCCCTGTGAGATCCGAGGGTGTGTTCGCATAGCTAGCCACACAACGCATCGGTATCCCCACGTGACCCTTCTCCGTGCATACATAActtgcaccttttttttcccgccctGAGTTGAGCGATCCGACGCCAGCGGGAGGCGTTTCACACGAAcacggaagggaaaaaaaaaaataaaataaaataaaataaaatgaactaagtgtaaaaaaatacgcacatgctatacatatgtatatccTTACATGGGCAACCCCAGGCGTACACAATTTCGAGAAGGCTGACGCGAAAGGGTGTAGCAGAAAATTTCCTCACGTTTATAATCTGCGGTGTTCAGTTCATCCGCTTTTTGGCTAGCCCGAAAGGAAGGGGCGAACGGAAGACCCCACAGGCGTCCGCACGGGGGACCTGCAATCCGTTAGAATATAAACTGGAGCCGCCAACATGAGTAGCGTGTTCGATAAGCTGAAGAAGCAGAGGTCCAAGGAATGCAAGGCGACAGATTTTTACGAGGTAAGTATAACGATACTGTGTGTAACGGCGTCCCCATGGGGGTGTTACCTGTTTTGTGTGTTGTGAACACCATGTGAATGATTCTGCTTGGGGGAATCGCTCCGGAGGAGTGGTAAATTGTTTAATCGGCAAAATGGTAACAAAtgtggtggtagatggataGCGGTGTAGTGGTGGAGACGCCCATTTGTTCTCTCTTCATTCCCCCCTAAATGCAATCACCACGTTTCACTCTTCCATGTTGTGCACCCCCTCCTCACCCCAggtgaaaaacaaaaatgacgaCATTTACGAAGTGGTAGACGAGGAAGGATACATAGAAAACAAGAACTCCCTAAAGGACTTCATCGTTGGAGGTGAGCATTCGGAAAAGGAGGGGTATCCACAAATATGTctcttttgcttttctttttccatcttGGATTACTACTTTTTTGTGACTGCTTTTCATGTGGATGCTGCCCTGTGTGTTTCTTGCAGGCGAGAAGGAGTTTGATTCGAGCGATGACGTAATCGTGGAGGACATAAGCTACGGCCTTCTTCGGAAGAGGGGTAAGAGTGGCCCAATTGAGGAGGCGcaatggaaggaaatatgGCGTATAGTATGGAAACCGCCATGATGTTTTGATATGGTCTTCCTGCATAACATGTGCATTTTACCCTCCCCCCAATTAGCTGCTGCCGAGAGGGAAGCCAAGGCTAAGAGGAACAAACCAATAGACGACTTCGTtcgggaaaagaaaattcagAAGATCTTTTCCACAGGTAAATTAagcaaggaagaaatatcCAAGGCAAAGAACATCGAACGGTTGATGGATGCAAACTCCTCTTCTAGTGGCAGCGAGTCGGACCACTTCAACttgaaaaggaagacaagAGACTCCTACGAAAGGGATCGtaataacaaaaaagggtgtCACATTAGGCAGATCATCCGTGGTACCGATAGGCAAATTAGTCAGTTAAGAGGCAGTTCTGTGGTGGAGGTGGAGAGAGAAGGGGTTAATTCAGGAAAGCATCATGACCCCGCTGGCGTGCCCCCAAGCAGCGCAACTCTACATgcagagggaaaaaatggctccAACGCTTTTCTTCCTACGAAAGGGACAGATGGGCAGATAAAAACGGAAGTGATGGCAAAGTGCGAAGAAGGTGTTGAGGGCACCGTTGCTGAAGACATGGACCATGTGGACGGAGAAGAGACGCAAGAGGGaaacaagaaaaggaaagtgttcaCGGGGGAAGACAACTTAGGGAAATTTTCAACGCAGAGttgcaaaggggaaaacgaTGGTGCAAAGAAGGGAAGTGAGGGATCTGTACCCCTCTGGAGTATCAAACAGGAGAATGCACCAGATAGGAAACAAACTGATCCAGGTAGCGTTGTATCGAGGCTCGAGAAAAACCACCCCGTAGAGACATTCCTAGAAATGGGAGACTCCCCATCCGTGACgcagaaaatgaagaaggaatcAAGTGGAAGCATCGACGAGGGGGAAGACGAGCAGGAAAAGGGTTGTATAAATGTAGCCGTCGGATTGAAGAACAGAGCAGATGAGTTAGTCACGAATGAGGAAACTGGGTTTGTTAACGTGTACCTCTTCGACATATGTAAGCACAGAAATAGTATTATCCTGTTCGGAAAAACGATTGCGAAGTCTAAGCTGCACAGAAGCGTGAGTATATACATTGAAGACATGCACAGGTGTTACTATTTCTTGCTATTGAAAAATAAGGTTTACAAAAAAGATGGCGTCGAAATAAGGATTGGACACAAGAATTACAACACATGTATTTTGTCCGACTTTCTGGATGAGTTCCAAGCGATTAGGAAGTACCACCATATTGAGAGCATAAAGTGCAAAATAGTGAAGAGGAGAAACTTGAATGTAAACTCAAGTGAAGAAGATATGTATGCCAAGGTATTTTACACATACAACTGTGACCCGATTAGCGAGAAGTTCCTGTCTGGAAGGACGTACTCCTCCTTCTACTGCTGCAATGAAGACATCATCGAGCATTTCATCGTTAAGAAGCACTTGAAGTTGCCCTGTTGGGTGAAGGTGAAGGAGCTCAACCTGAACCCAGCTAACAATTTGACCTACTGTTACTTTGATTGTACTACTACTAACTGGAAGAACATCTACCCGGTGGAGAAGCGCCTCGAGGGGAGGGTCTCCCCAGGGATGGCCACCATTAGCGGGGGTAACCCAATCGGTGGTAGTAATCCAATCGGGGGGAGTAACCCAATCGGGGGTGGTACTGCCCTGCTATCCGCAACAACGCAGGCAAATGGCAACCCCCCGGAGGAGACgcaaaagaagggggaaaccACCCCAGGGGGGAGCAACCACCTAACCGACCTGGACCTGAACAAAGTGATCATCAAGGTGGTATCCCTCCTAAACGAACAGAACCACCACGAGGTATTCAGCATCTGTTCCATGGTGGAcatgcaaggaaaaaaatccatcAACTTCTGTGGTATATCAGCCaaggcgggaaaaaaaacgcctctcatatataataagaacAACGCGAAAGTGTTCGACTCGGAGAAGAGTCTGCTGGAATCCTTTCTCCAAAGGATGAAAACCCTCGACACGGACATCTACATCGGTTACAACATTCTGAACTTCGACTTGGAATTCATCATACATAGATGCAACGTGCACAATTTGAATGCAGATTTCctgagcaggaaaaaaaagctaaaaaaaaacgaccgAATGAAggttaacaaatttaatggCACCAGTAGCACCGGTTCTATGTATAACATTATTCAACACATTAAGGGAAGGCTCATCGTGGATATTTACATGCTGTGTAAGGACCTGATAAAGCTAACCAGCTACAGTATGGACGAAATTATCGATAGCGTGAGGAACAAATTCCAGGATAGAGGTCGGACGGGCAACTCGACCAACAAGACGAATGGTGCATCATCTGGTAGTAACCCCCCCCCTAACGTCTTCAAAGATTTCTCCGTGAATAATATAAACCTGCTAAACTGCAGCAACATCCATCTGTACGACGCGAAGGAGATCCTGGAAAACCACCTCAGCATGTATATTCACAGTCAGCTTTTCTGTGTGCAGGAAATAGGAAATGTATGCAAGGTGTTGCAAATTATAGAAAAGACTAGAGATCTGACCAAACTGAGTGGCTACCTCTGGTCGAGGAGTCTACTATGCTACACCAGCGAGAGGATAGAATACTTTCTTCTGCATGAGTATAATAGGAAGAAGTTCATCACCCCTGTggttaagaagaaaattaaaaagattGAAAATGATCAGGTGAAAAGTAAAAGTGCGGCCAAGTATTCGGGTGGACTTGTATTAGATCCCCTATGTGGCTACTACGATACGTTCGTTCTGTACCTTGACTTTAACAGCCTCTACCCGTCCATTATTATCGAGTATAATGTCTGCTTCAGCACGTTGAAGGGGAAGGGTGGACACAACGAGATCGAACCAGCAAACGGGTTAGAAGGATCAAACAGTGTTGGCGTCACCAAGGGGGATGATGCCACGAAGGAGCTGAGCGATCCGGCCGACTCCACAGACCTGACCGATGCAGACCCGGGGGAGGTACTCGCCTCAAACGAACCCATCGAAATGGACGATTTTGATAAAACCAAACCGGGTATCCTACCGTCGATCCTTAAGAACCTTGTGGAAAAAAGAGccttcataaaaaaattaatcgcaaatgaaaagaacaaggaaaagaaagaactcCTCCTGATTCAGTCCCTTTCCATCAAACTGATAAGTAATAGCATCTACGGTTGTCTGGGAAATACAAACAACCGTTTTTACGCTAAACACATGGCTTCGTTTATTacactgaagggaaggaacttaCTTCAACATACGAAATCCAGGGTGGAGAGGGAATTCAacttgaaggtaatttatgGAGACACAGATTCGATCATGATAGACACGGGCATAAAAGCGCAAGGAGTCAATAACTACAAAGAGGCCTTCAGATTAGCCCACGTTATAAAAAACACCATCAACAAGAGTTATAAGAAGCTCGAACTGGATCTCGAATGCATTTTTAGTAAGCTCCTCCTcctgaaaaagaaaaagtatgCCTGTGCAAAGGTCATGGATGCCAACATGGAAAAGTGTGAATACGAGATGAAGGGAATAAATTTCATTAAAAGAGACTTTAGTAAAATTTCCAAGCTTATTGGGAATGAGGtgctaaaaataattttcagTAGCAAGGATGGTCAGGCATCGTCTGGGAAGGCCACTGAGGGAATGGAAGTCCCCGTTGAAAATGACCTCTCTGAGCAGATCCACGAGTACCTGCGGGGCGTGCACCAGCGGATCCAGGCGGACGAGTAAGCTCACCCAATCGTGCATCCAATCGTGCAACGTAAAATTATTACCACCACGTAAGATTGTTACCATCACGTAAATTATTACCACCGTTTTGCCATTTCCCCCTTAGGTTCGACCTGGACTACTTcgtaattacaaaaaaactGACCAAAAACGTGAGCGAATACCAGGAGAAGAACTCCTTAGGACACGTCCTCGTGGCGGAGCGCATGATGAAGGACGGCTACAACATCAGTGTTAATAAGGAGATCCAATACTGCGTATGCACCAGTGAGGACGCATCCAAATTTTTCAACAAGTCGGGAAACGAAAAGCTCAACAACTCCCTCTGTTGCTTCAGTGTCAGCGAAATAAAGAAGCATAATATGAAGGTCGACAAGGAGTACTACATTAGGAACCAGATCCTCTCTCCTATAGGCCGGTTATGCCAATACATCGAAGGAACGAATGCAGAAAAGTTGGCTTCCTGTTTTAACATTTTCGATgtaagggaaataaaaacggaCTTTCAGATAGAGGAGAATTATCATGAGTCAAATGTCTTGTCGTTACTAAACCAATCAGAAGACAGGTTCAAGGATATTCACTTGAAGGGCTACCTGACCTGCTCTTCCTGTGCACACAACGTCAAACCAGCCGTCTTCATAAAATACTTCCGGTGCAATAACTGCCTTAAATTCCTATCCATTGAAAAGATAaggaattatatattttcatttgtgcACCATTTATTTGCCACCTTCTACAAACAGCTCTACGTGTGCAGTAGCTGCTCCGTCAAGACGAGACGTGTACTCCTTAATGCGGCCAAGGACTGTCCGAGTCCTAATTGTGAAAATCCAAAGGATTCTCTGAAGCCGCTCGTTTCGAAGAAGTACATCTACCGCATGCTAGagtacttcctctttttgctCAAGGACAATTTGAGGGAACTTCCGCAAAAACTCCTCGAGGGGAAGGTTGGTCAGGCGTCCAACCCTGGGGAAAATCAGGACCAACACACCACTGTGCATAACCAGGATGGACACACCGCTACGCAAAATCAGGACGGGCAACCCGATGCAGGAACCCCATACGCATCGGACACCTTCGTTTACGTCTGCATCGATGAGAAGTTTAAAACGCACATCCTTAGCGACCAAAAACCGAGCAAGAAAAATATCAAGGTGGAGGCGTACGACGATATATGCAACAGAAGGGAACTCGGGGTCACCATAACGAAGGGGCTACAAATGAAGTACCCAAACACCTCGAACTTTCTCACCTACCTAAACTTGAAGACAAGTCAGTTCTGCATTAACTATAACGACGAGAGGAACACCATTCGGCAGTCCTTGCACGGCCTTGTGCGCAACAACGTGTATGCACAGATTTACTTCGACAAGGTTTTCTCCATCTTCCAGCAGCCGCTCAGTTCGAAGATTGTGGAGTTATGAAGGGGGTCCCATTGACCATGTTAGCGGTGAGACGGGCACTGCGTAGTAAACACCTTATATACCTTCCCTGATGCAATTATTCCCCTccattgtgtaattttttttttttttttttttttgttcatattttttttttcctattttttcctcttttttttgcgcttcCCCAACATACTTAACCTCGGAAAAAGTTTAAATCGGAAAAGGGTCGACTGTGTGCAAATTGGCTACTCAGATAATTTTCCCTGAAAATTGTTTTCCATTCAATCTGCTAACATGAGTAACCTTTTGATTGGAACGCCCGTTTCTTCCCTCATTCTGTGTGTGCAAATTTCCACGCGGAACGTAGCCCTAAAGCTGGCTCCCCCCCCATGATGAAACACTCATTTATCAACGTTTTACACGCAAACATGAATGTACTTGTGTAAACCCTGCGCCAacacacaaaatgaagtaCTCATTCCTGGGCCAAAACAACCGGAAGGCAATCTTTACCATCATAGCTAACTACATAAACCTGTCACAGTATGAGCTCGCTCGGTCACTACTACACCATTTGGTGGTTAAAAGTTTGTTCACCGGAGATGAATGCAgcagggggaggaggagaaagaaaaaaaggaggatgaCACAGACGGACATATCGACAGAAGAGAAATTGTACTACTTAAGGAAGACGCTCAAATTCATGCGAAGGTTCTTATCTTATGGTTGCTGTCCTCTACAGATTTTTTCAAACGAGCAATCCAGTGCACACTTTCTACTCAAGGTGGCACGTGACTACAACCGGTTTGTTGAATTGATCCTTCGAAATGTACTAACCTGTGGGGTGAGGAAAGAACACCTAGCAGGTCAACCATCGAGAAGCGTCCCGAGGTTGTCACGTGAGCTGCGTTCCATCCTGAGGAAGAAGTACGTGCCTAAGGAGGTGCAAAGCAAAATCGCCTTCGACGCTCTTCTGGCAACCATAGTGGTGCACAGGGAGTACTACCTCTGCGCGTTCGAAgactcttccttttttgccttttcactGGATACGGTgcagtgtctaaggagggtcTATTATTTGTATGTGAAGGCGAGGCAACTACTCTTACAGAGGGGGAAACGCGCACTGAAATGGGACCTACCGGGGGATCACCCCCAAAGATCATCAACAAGGGGGAAGACCAAACTGAAGAACCGCCAGAAGCGCCTCCTAAAATTATTTAACCGAATTGTTCCGTTTAGCGGGCCAACCAGGGGACCTCCCCACGGGAGGAACACCCCCCCGATTAGTAACTCTCCCaacagaagagaaaaacagTGTTCTCctccaaaaataaaagaaacagatGAGCTACACAACATAGACCATCTCGTTCTTCACAGCTGCAGAGTGGTATATTGTGAGAAAACTGATCAGGTCAGAGAGAGCGCCAACCATGAAGGTAACGAAGCAGACAAGAAAAACAAAGCGGAAGGAACATCATCCATGCATATGATATATATCCCCCCGCTTCACATCCTTAACAAGGTAcccatatataattatgtaaaCACCTTTGAAGAGGAGGCACactattttttccaacataACGTTGTGACTTCCCTATATAGGGAGCTGTTCTGTTTGGTGTTCTTCCTCCCTGCATTAGGAGTAGAGCTACTTCAGACCCTCTGCTTAAATCAGTCCTTTTTTGATTTCCTGCTGagtcttctttttctttccaattGGGATCACGCCGGGGTTAGCAATTATTTGCAGGATGGATCAGATGGTAGTCCACCATTGGGGGCAGCTTGCGGAGGGGGCGTTTCCATGCAGATGGGGGGAAGTGCCACAAACGGGAAGAACCCCGACAAGGAGGACTCACCACCCGAGACGGAAACGGAGGCACAAACAGACGTGGAGACGCTACCCACCCtagggagaaaagaaaaaaaaaaattaatagaaAATTGCTACTTCATATTTGCGCAACTGTACTACAATGTGGTGGATATCTACATCGATGTCCTGgtcgaaaaattaaaaagaaaggaccTGGTGaattacaacaattttttgtacctGCTTAAGTTTAACCACCTTTTTGTGAAcaacgtttttttcttttccatgtGTTTTGTAAATGCGGGGCATCACACAAATGTAAGGATCAACGGGGAGGATACACACCGGAGAAGCGACCCCCCGAAGAATCTCCACTTCGCTCAAAAGGCTCTGCACAAATTTTACGATTGGCTGGTCCTCCTCGTCTTCCACTACAACGGTGACGAAGCTGCAGTAAACCATTTTGGCCACTTTCCCCAGTACCCACTAGGcagtgaaaggaaggatgaaaacGCAGAAGATGTGACCCTTTACAAACTCCTCCTCAGGGGAGTCGTGCTCCACCTACCCATTAATTACTCACACATACGAgccgtcttttttttttacctaaataaaatgagagaaaagACGGCTAAAAGAATGGTTCCAAGTGATAACCACAAGAAGAGCGTCATTTATGATGTACTCATGTCTACTAACACGTTTCGCTGTTCTGGTGAAGGCCTAGTCGTTAATGTGcttcttcaccttttcaACTATGCAGACGATCTGTACTGTCGCTGGGTGCAGACGTCCGTACTGTACTCTCACGTACGTAgtggggggaaggaggatCTCCTGTTTTGCCTCAACGGATCACGGATAAGGGGCGTCCACTTTATGGGGTAATTTAAATATTCCTTCATTGGATGATCTGACCATCACACATGGGcgtaatttattttactgttttttttgttttttttttttttttttttttacccaaaCCGCAGCTACCTGTTCGACCTGTGCGAAGCGTACATGGCTAGCCAGGAGTTCCTCCATCTGGACAGACTACTTCAAAACTTTAAGGGACTGAAAAACCTCTGCGTGCTCTTCTGCCTGGAGAATGCGATGGACGTCCACGTGAGGAGGAAGTGCCTCTCACAGATTAGGGCCAGCAGGAACAATGTATACCTCTACAACTACATAAAAGACATGAAGGTGAGGGTGAGGATCTCCTCTCATCACTACCAATTGTACAGACAAAACAGGAGGGTAAACCACGGATCGCACAAACGCACATTTACGGAGAATGATATTTTTCTCGCACTGAAGCAGTCATCCAGTGGGGCTCTACTCAATCAGCTGAACCTGCTACAATATGTTGGATACTCCTTTCTCGGGAAAATGGCACAGATGACTCGGTGCAATATTAGGAATGACCTGTACAGGCGGGAGACCAGAATGAACACgaactttctccttttttacgcGTGCATGAGGAGCATCTTCCTGTGCCTGCAGGGGTGAGTCCGTCCATTGGTAGGTGTGGGTTCTGCCATACGATACTTCTTCCCCCATAgttatttt
This region of Plasmodium coatneyi strain Hackeri chromosome 3, complete sequence genomic DNA includes:
- a CDS encoding DNA polymerase, with amino-acid sequence MSSVFDKLKKQRSKECKATDFYEVKNKNDDIYEVVDEEGYIENKNSLKDFIVGGEKEFDSSDDVIVEDISYGLLRKRAAAEREAKAKRNKPIDDFVREKKIQKIFSTGKLSKEEISKAKNIERLMDANSSSSGSESDHFNLKRKTRDSYERDRNNKKGCHIRQIIRGTDRQISQLRGSSVVEVEREGVNSGKHHDPAGVPPSSATLHAEGKNGSNAFLPTKGTDGQIKTEVMAKCEEGVEGTVAEDMDHVDGEETQEGNKKRKVFTGEDNLGKFSTQSCKGENDGAKKGSEGSVPLWSIKQENAPDRKQTDPGSVVSRLEKNHPVETFLEMGDSPSVTQKMKKESSGSIDEGEDEQEKGCINVAVGLKNRADELVTNEETGFVNVYLFDICKHRNSIILFGKTIAKSKLHRSVSIYIEDMHRCYYFLLLKNKVYKKDGVEIRIGHKNYNTCILSDFLDEFQAIRKYHHIESIKCKIVKRRNLNVNSSEEDMYAKVFYTYNCDPISEKFLSGRTYSSFYCCNEDIIEHFIVKKHLKLPCWVKVKELNLNPANNLTYCYFDCTTTNWKNIYPVEKRLEGRVSPGMATISGGNPIGGSNPIGGSNPIGGGTALLSATTQANGNPPEETQKKGETTPGGSNHLTDLDLNKVIIKVVSLLNEQNHHEVFSICSMVDMQGKKSINFCGISAKAGKKTPLIYNKNNAKVFDSEKSLLESFLQRMKTLDTDIYIGYNILNFDLEFIIHRCNVHNLNADFLSRKKKLKKNDRMKVNKFNGTSSTGSMYNIIQHIKGRLIVDIYMLCKDLIKLTSYSMDEIIDSVRNKFQDRGRTGNSTNKTNGASSGSNPPPNVFKDFSVNNINLLNCSNIHLYDAKEILENHLSMYIHSQLFCVQEIGNVCKVLQIIEKTRDLTKLSGYLWSRSLLCYTSERIEYFLLHEYNRKKFITPVVKKKIKKIENDQVKSKSAAKYSGGLVLDPLCGYYDTFVLYLDFNSLYPSIIIEYNVCFSTLKGKGGHNEIEPANGLEGSNSVGVTKGDDATKELSDPADSTDLTDADPGEVLASNEPIEMDDFDKTKPGILPSILKNLVEKRAFIKKLIANEKNKEKKELLLIQSLSIKLISNSIYGCLGNTNNRFYAKHMASFITLKGRNLLQHTKSRVEREFNLKVIYGDTDSIMIDTGIKAQGVNNYKEAFRLAHVIKNTINKSYKKLELDLECIFSKLLLLKKKKYACAKVMDANMEKCEYEMKGINFIKRDFSKISKLIGNEVLKIIFSSKDGQASSGKATEGMEVPVENDLSEQIHEYLRGVHQRIQADEFDLDYFVITKKLTKNVSEYQEKNSLGHVLVAERMMKDGYNISVNKEIQYCVCTSEDASKFFNKSGNEKLNNSLCCFSVSEIKKHNMKVDKEYYIRNQILSPIGRLCQYIEGTNAEKLASCFNIFDVREIKTDFQIEENYHESNVLSLLNQSEDRFKDIHLKGYLTCSSCAHNVKPAVFIKYFRCNNCLKFLSIEKIRNYIFSFVHHLFATFYKQLYVCSSCSVKTRRVLLNAAKDCPSPNCENPKDSLKPLVSKKYIYRMLEYFLFLLKDNLRELPQKLLEGKVGQASNPGENQDQHTTVHNQDGHTATQNQDGQPDAGTPYASDTFVYVCIDEKFKTHILSDQKPSKKNIKVEAYDDICNRRELGVTITKGLQMKYPNTSNFLTYLNLKTSQFCINYNDERNTIRQSLHGLVRNNVYAQIYFDKVFSIFQQPLSSKIVEL